The following are encoded together in the Bacteroidota bacterium genome:
- a CDS encoding toll/interleukin-1 receptor domain-containing protein, whose amino-acid sequence MANTAHLDILQQGVQIWNEWRKKNKDLRIDLREAQLNRFNLSNANLSGALMARAQLKGAKLLRTNLRGAKLTACNLSGADLTGADLYRATLFKSDLARASLMKANLTRANLGKSDLTQAVLSRSDFRGADLKGAQMMGAVVYETVFGDTDLSDTQGLENCQHHGPSTVDHRTINKSNNIPLSFLRGCGLPDEIIGHYQALMAKGLRTHTCLISYAKEDKAFALQLHHDLQDQGIRCWLVPDELKGGQDLQLRTNQALGQHGKLVLILSDSSMASDWVAAELKGMRELEKQERRRMLFPVSLASPPMLQSWTLMEPGSFINLAKELRQYPIPNFSDMHHEPSYESALVQLLRDLKSPFHHPRSNNLGPDVTGELENKLY is encoded by the coding sequence GGAACGAGTGGAGAAAAAAGAATAAAGATCTCCGTATCGACTTGCGGGAAGCACAACTCAATCGGTTTAATCTTTCCAACGCAAACCTGAGTGGTGCACTCATGGCCCGCGCCCAATTGAAAGGGGCCAAATTACTGCGCACCAACCTGCGCGGCGCAAAACTAACAGCATGCAATCTGTCGGGTGCTGATCTGACAGGTGCTGACCTTTACCGCGCTACCCTGTTCAAATCAGACCTCGCGCGCGCCAGCCTGATGAAAGCCAACCTTACACGGGCCAACCTGGGCAAATCAGACCTTACCCAGGCGGTACTCAGCCGTTCTGATTTCCGCGGCGCAGACCTCAAAGGCGCGCAGATGATGGGTGCCGTGGTCTATGAAACTGTCTTTGGCGACACTGACCTTTCAGATACACAAGGACTTGAGAATTGCCAGCACCACGGGCCATCTACCGTTGATCACCGTACGATCAACAAATCCAACAACATCCCGCTCAGTTTCTTGCGGGGTTGTGGCCTGCCAGATGAAATCATCGGCCATTACCAGGCGCTGATGGCCAAAGGCCTGCGTACACACACATGCCTCATCAGCTATGCCAAGGAAGACAAAGCATTTGCCCTTCAACTGCACCATGACCTGCAAGACCAGGGCATCCGGTGCTGGCTTGTACCAGATGAACTGAAAGGCGGTCAGGATCTCCAATTACGCACCAACCAGGCGCTTGGCCAACACGGCAAGCTTGTGCTTATCCTGTCTGACAGCAGTATGGCCAGCGATTGGGTGGCAGCTGAATTGAAAGGGATGCGTGAACTGGAAAAACAGGAGCGCCGGCGCATGCTGTTCCCGGTAAGCCTCGCCAGTCCACCCATGCTGCAATCATGGACCCTGATGGAGCCGGGCTCATTCATAAACCTGGCCAAAGAACTGCGCCAGTATCCAATTCCAAATTTTAGCGATATGCACCACGAGCCTTCTTATGAATCGGCACTGGTACAGTTGCTGCGTGACCTCAAAAGTCCATTTCACCACCCGCGGTCGAATAACCTGGGACCAGACGTGACAGGTGAGCTCGAAAACAAGTTATATTAA
- a CDS encoding TonB-dependent receptor, translating into MDTPGFSQSWCWLASTCKVAFLIACLVAPLSIVHAQDLSISGSVRDANSRETLPYASVTVLNTDRGTATNNDGFFVLLDVPRDSITLAISYLGYVTAEFKLFAPDITGALDILLLPYTSELDEVMVVSDKYTIMKTAENISQITVSPKELATLPSLGEVDIFRSLQLLPGVSGTNEGSSGLYVRGGTPDQNLVLLDGMTIYHVDHFFGFFSAFNADAIKDVQLYKGGYPAKFGGRTSSVVELTGKSGDVSQFRMGAGLNLLSASSVIEFPFLSRGSVLLSARRSYTDVVRSGVYNNIFDLFDDDNDVVQGPGGLAGGGGGPGGGRFGNAATQTAQPDFFFYDLNAKISYRPTSKDVVAISLYNGKDDLDKSRDQSRTIGNNANLNILGGTTDLTDWGNSGISGKWARQWSPRFYSNALVAYSEYFSDYYRFTDQEVLNGETSEVIRSIRRGSAEDNNISDLTIGLDNEWQAGRNHKVGFGAKITRSDASYFFSRDDTTTILNRAQSGQHSAVYIQDAWQLTPALELSLGGRASYYDQSEETFLEPRLAATYNVTDRLTFKAAYGKFHQFVNRVVNENVSEGSRDFWLLADGETIEVSQSEHIVGGLSFDQGTYLFDVEAYRKKLDGLSEFSLRFQRSNFRSETANELFFSGSGIAEGIEFLVQKKRGTYNGWLSYTLANVEHTFPELNDGVSFPALHDQRHEFKMVHNLELGRWNLSSTWMFASGKPYTAPESEYTVTLLDGTEQSQIHIGEKNGLLLPAYHRLDVAANYNLDFGQAKGRIGLSLFNLYNRQNVWYREFDLTEGDLLVTDVNYLGMTPNLQFRIDF; encoded by the coding sequence ATGGACACCCCTGGCTTTTCCCAAAGCTGGTGCTGGCTCGCCAGTACCTGTAAGGTAGCGTTTCTGATAGCCTGTTTGGTCGCACCATTGTCGATTGTCCACGCACAGGACCTATCTATCTCAGGCTCGGTACGAGACGCAAACTCCAGAGAAACCCTCCCCTACGCAAGCGTAACCGTTCTCAATACCGACCGCGGCACAGCAACCAATAACGACGGTTTTTTTGTGTTGCTCGATGTGCCCAGAGATTCGATTACCCTCGCAATCTCGTATCTCGGCTACGTTACAGCTGAATTCAAACTCTTCGCACCCGATATCACAGGTGCACTCGATATTTTGCTCCTGCCCTACACGTCTGAGCTGGACGAGGTCATGGTGGTAAGTGACAAATACACCATCATGAAAACAGCGGAGAACATCAGTCAAATTACGGTCTCTCCAAAGGAACTGGCTACGCTGCCGAGCCTTGGCGAAGTTGATATCTTTAGATCTTTACAATTACTTCCCGGCGTTAGTGGCACCAATGAAGGTTCTTCTGGTCTCTATGTACGAGGAGGCACGCCAGACCAAAACCTTGTTTTGCTGGACGGCATGACCATCTACCACGTTGATCACTTCTTTGGCTTTTTCAGTGCATTCAACGCAGACGCCATTAAAGACGTACAGTTGTACAAAGGAGGCTACCCTGCAAAATTTGGTGGCAGGACCTCAAGTGTAGTTGAACTCACGGGCAAATCTGGCGACGTTTCGCAATTCAGAATGGGCGCCGGCCTCAATTTGCTTAGCGCCAGTTCCGTGATCGAGTTTCCGTTTCTTTCACGCGGATCCGTCCTGCTCTCTGCCAGGCGTTCCTATACAGATGTAGTAAGAAGTGGGGTCTACAACAACATTTTTGATCTGTTTGATGACGACAACGACGTTGTGCAAGGGCCGGGCGGCCTCGCCGGCGGTGGCGGAGGGCCTGGTGGTGGCAGATTTGGCAACGCTGCCACGCAAACGGCACAACCCGATTTCTTTTTCTACGACTTGAATGCAAAGATATCTTACCGGCCAACGAGCAAAGACGTTGTAGCAATCAGCCTGTATAATGGCAAAGACGACCTCGACAAATCGCGGGATCAATCCAGAACCATTGGCAACAACGCAAACCTGAATATCCTTGGCGGCACAACAGACCTTACAGATTGGGGCAATAGTGGCATCAGTGGAAAATGGGCACGACAGTGGTCTCCCCGTTTCTATTCCAATGCCCTCGTCGCTTATTCGGAGTATTTTAGCGATTACTACCGCTTCACGGACCAGGAAGTGCTCAATGGCGAAACCAGCGAAGTCATACGATCCATACGAAGAGGCTCTGCGGAAGACAACAACATTTCCGACTTAACCATCGGCCTTGACAATGAGTGGCAGGCCGGCAGAAATCACAAAGTGGGATTTGGGGCAAAAATTACGCGCTCAGATGCTTCGTATTTCTTCAGCCGGGATGATACAACAACCATTCTGAATCGGGCCCAGTCCGGCCAGCATTCAGCTGTCTATATACAAGATGCGTGGCAGTTGACGCCGGCGCTTGAGTTGTCGCTCGGTGGCCGTGCGTCGTACTACGACCAAAGTGAAGAGACTTTTCTGGAACCACGCCTCGCAGCAACTTACAACGTAACGGATCGCCTTACATTCAAAGCTGCATATGGTAAATTCCACCAGTTTGTAAACAGGGTTGTAAATGAAAATGTATCAGAAGGGTCGCGCGATTTCTGGTTGCTTGCTGATGGCGAAACCATCGAAGTCAGCCAATCTGAACACATTGTTGGCGGCTTGAGCTTCGACCAGGGCACGTACCTGTTTGACGTTGAAGCCTATCGAAAAAAACTGGATGGGCTTTCGGAATTCTCTCTCCGGTTCCAGCGCAGCAACTTCAGAAGCGAAACGGCTAACGAACTGTTCTTTTCAGGAAGCGGCATTGCAGAGGGCATAGAGTTTCTGGTGCAAAAGAAGCGGGGCACCTACAATGGCTGGCTGAGCTACACACTGGCCAACGTCGAACATACATTCCCTGAACTCAACGACGGCGTATCGTTCCCGGCACTGCACGACCAACGCCATGAATTCAAAATGGTCCACAACCTGGAATTGGGCCGCTGGAATCTATCCTCAACGTGGATGTTTGCCTCCGGAAAGCCCTATACGGCGCCGGAATCTGAATACACGGTAACCTTGCTCGATGGCACCGAACAATCGCAGATCCACATTGGCGAGAAAAACGGTCTCCTCTTGCCGGCATATCATCGGTTAGATGTTGCCGCCAATTACAACCTCGATTTTGGCCAGGCTAAAGGACGCATTGGGTTGTCCCTGTTCAATCTATACAACAGGCAAAATGTCTGGTACCGGGAATTTGATCTAACAGAGGGCGACCTGCTCGTCACAGATGTCAACTATCTCGGTATGACACCCAATCTGCAATTCCGCATCGACTTTTAG
- a CDS encoding DUF4249 family protein, whose amino-acid sequence MKNLSYILFAGILFLMQACDTATGDLGDDLAVIEAFIFAGEPVENIRVTSTVAFNGTDTTAQPINDAELRLIKNDVSYPLTPSGTTGFYHYAGDDLTVAPGDFFELEMDYLGQRATAETVVPPPPVAVVLDSTIMEVPTFEFGGGGPRGGGAPPDRGNLDNRLTVTWDNSQDLLHYVVINGLQEEHESIFPEFLGQRIGRFRFISEPNRDNFFEINLLILEGIGAHEARVYRVNQEYADLYESRVQDSRDLNEPPNNIDGALGIFSAFNSTAIPFEVKREE is encoded by the coding sequence ATGAAGAACTTAAGCTACATCCTCTTTGCCGGCATTTTGTTTTTGATGCAGGCGTGTGACACAGCAACCGGCGACCTCGGTGACGACCTCGCCGTAATCGAAGCCTTCATTTTTGCCGGCGAACCTGTTGAAAATATCCGTGTAACCTCAACGGTTGCGTTCAATGGTACCGACACCACGGCGCAACCCATCAATGATGCTGAGCTCCGGCTCATCAAAAACGACGTCAGCTATCCGCTAACACCTAGTGGTACAACGGGCTTCTACCATTATGCCGGCGACGATTTAACCGTAGCGCCTGGCGATTTTTTCGAACTTGAAATGGATTACCTGGGCCAGCGTGCAACGGCAGAAACGGTTGTTCCTCCTCCTCCAGTAGCGGTTGTATTGGATTCAACCATAATGGAAGTACCTACTTTTGAGTTTGGTGGCGGCGGACCGCGTGGTGGAGGCGCCCCACCAGACCGGGGGAATCTGGATAATAGGCTTACGGTAACCTGGGACAACAGCCAGGATCTCCTGCATTACGTGGTCATCAATGGCCTGCAGGAAGAACATGAGTCTATTTTCCCAGAATTCCTCGGACAACGCATCGGACGCTTCCGGTTTATTTCAGAACCCAACCGAGACAACTTCTTCGAAATAAACCTGCTTATCCTGGAAGGTATAGGTGCCCATGAAGCCCGTGTATACCGGGTCAACCAGGAATATGCAGATCTTTACGAAAGCCGCGTGCAAGATTCGCGGGATCTGAATGAACCGCCAAACAATATTGATGGCGCCCTCGGGATATTTAGTGCCTTTAACAGCACAGCTATCCCATTTGAGGTGAAACGCGAAGAATAA